The nucleotide window ATGGCCGCGGAACAGCCATTCGCCGAAGGCCCAGGCCAGCGCCGCGGCCGAGGTGGCGACGGTGGTGTTCAGGATCGCCAGCGCCGCGGTGCCGGTCGCCTCCATGTTCGAGCCGGCGTTGAAGCCGAACCAGCCGATCCACAGCAGGCAGCCGCCCAGGAAGGTGAAGGGCAGGTTGTGCGGCGCCATCAGCTCCTTGCCGTAGCCCAGGCGCGGCCCGACCACCAGCGCCGCCACCAGCCCGGCGATGCCGGCATTGATATGGATGACGGTGCCGCCAGCGAAGTCCAGGTCGCCATGGCCGAACAGGAAGCCGCCGGGCGCGTCATAGGCCGAGGGACCGCCCCACCACCAGACCATATGGGCCATCGGCAGGTAGGAGAAGAAGAACCAGATCACCACGAACAGCAGGATGGCCGGGAACTTCATCCGCTCGACCGTGGCGCCGACGATCAGCGCCGGCGCGATGCAGGCGAAGGCCATCTGGAAGATGACGAAGACATATTCCGGCACGAAAACGTTCTGGGTGAAGGTCTCGGCCAGCGACGAGGTGTCGACGCCGGCCAGGAACGCCTTCGACAGCCCGCCGATGAAGGGGGTCAGCCAGGTCGCCGCCTCGGCCGAGCCGGCGCCGGTGAAGGCCAGCGAATAGCCGAAGCAGACCCAAAGGATCGACATGATGCAGAAGACGGTGAAGACCTGCATCAGCACCGACAGCATGTTCTTGGCGCGCACCAGGCCGCCATAGAACAGCGCCAGTCCCGGAATGCTCATCATCATCACCAGGATGGCCGAGACCATCATCCAGGTGGTGTCGCCCTTGTCGACGATCGGCGCCACGGTCGCGGCGACCGTCTCGGCCATGGTGGCGGGGGCCTCGGCATCCTGCGCCAGCGCCGGCACCGCCAGCCCGATCAGCGGAAGGACGAGCGCCGGGATCATGGATTTGATCGCGGTTGGTCTGATCATGTTTCCTGCACCTCTTTCTGCATCGCGGCAGTTCCGTGTCCCGGCCAGAAAACCTGCGGGCCCGGCGGTCGCACAAGCATTGTGCAGCTTCCCGCCGGGCCCGCCCCCCGACTGCCCGAATTTTACGCGCTTCTGCCGGGGTTTGCGCCCTCTCGCGGCAGTTCACTGATCGGTCATCGCGGTTCTCAAGCCCGGCGCTTTGCTGTATTGTCCGCGCCAACAGGCCGGAGGACTCGGCCGGGCAGGATAGCAGGCATGAAGAAACCGACCGGCGGGGGCCGCATCGTTGCGGACAAGCGCAATTTTGACCAAGCCCCTCAGAAAAGACAGAAACAGCCCCAGGAACCGCGCCGCAAGCCGCCGCGCCGCCCGCGCCGCGGCAATGTCGTGACGCGGGGAATCGCCGGCTTCGTGACCCTGGTCTGGCGGGTGATCTGGGGCTCGTTCTGGCGGCTGGGCCTGACGGTTGCGCTGATTCTCGCTGCCGCGACCTTCTATTTCTACACCACCCTGCCCGAGGCTTCGGCGCTTTTCGACGGCCGCGCCCGCGGTTCCGTCACCATGCAGGACAACGAGGGGCGGGTCTTCGCCTGGCGCGGCGAAACCTTCGGCATGGTCAGCGCCGACAAGATCGCCCCGGTGCTGAAAAGCGCCGTGGTCGCCACCGAGGACAAACGCTTTTACGGGCATTTCGGCGTCAGCCCGCGCGGCATCGCCTCGGCCATCAAGATCAACCTGGCCGCCGGCCGCGGCCCGCTGGAGGGCAACGGCGGCTCGACCATCACCCAGCAGGTGGCCAAACTTCTGTGCCTGGGCGACACTTTCGACCCGATCCGCTGGAAGTCCGAGGCCGAGTTCGAGGCCGAATGCCGCAAGTCCTCGATCTGGCGCAAGGTGAAGGAAGTCCCCTATGCGATCGCCATGGAGGCGAAATACTCCAAGGAGGACATCCTCAACATCTACATGAACCGTTCGTATCTGGGTGCCGGTGCGCGCGGCTTCGAGGCGGCGGCGCAGCGCTATTTCGACAAGTCGGCGGCCGAGGTGAACGCCTCGGAGGCGGCGATGCTGGCCGGGCTCCTGAAGGCGCCCAGCTATTTCGCGCCGACCTCGAACCTGCAGCGGGCGCAGGACCGGGCCTCGGTGATCCTGGGGCTGATGCACGAGCAGGGCTTCCTGGACGACGCGCAATATGCCGATGCCCAGGCGCAGCCGGCGGTGCTGTCCAAGGCGGCGGCGGCGCGGGCCGGCGGCTATTTCGCCGACTGGGTGATGGAATCCGGCCCCGGATTCCTGACCAGCGAGACGACCGAGGACGTGACCATCCAGACCACCTTCGACCAGCGCGTGCAGCGCGCGGCCGAGCGGGCGCTGAAGCGGGTCTTCGACGAAAAGGTCGCCAAGGGCTCCACGGCGCAGGCCGCCGTGGTGGTCATGTCGCCGGACGGCGCCGTGCGCGCCATGATCGGCGGGCGCGACAACACCGTCTCGGGCACCTTCAACCGCGCCACCCAGGCCAAGCGGCAGACCGGATCGAGCTTCAAGCCCTTCGTCTTCGCCGCGGCGCTGGACCAGGGCTATGGCCCCAACGACATGGTGCTGGACGCGCCGCTGACCATCAACGTGCGCGGTTCCGGCCCCTGGTCGCCGCAGAACTACACCCGCCGCTATTCGGGCGAGGTCACGCTGACCCGGGCCTTGACCCAATCGCTGAACACCGCGACCATCCGCCTGCAGGAGATCGCCGGCCGCGACGCGGTGCGCCGGGTGGCGCGCGATTTCGGCGTCTCGGACGAGATGGCCAAGGGGCCGTCGCTGGGGCTGGGCGTGTCCGATTCGACGCTGCTGAACATGACCGCCGCCTATGCCGGCATCCGCAATGGCGGCACCGCCGTCAGCCCCTATGGTCTGGTCGAGCTGCGCATCAAGGGCGACGACCAGGCGCTGATCGGCCAGGCCGGCGGCATGGGCCAGAGGGTCATCTCGCAAAAGGCGGCGGGCGAGCTGATCGGCATGATGCAGCAGGTGGTCGAACGCGGCACCGGCGGCCGCGCCCGGCTGAAGGGCCGGCCGGCGGCGGGCAAGACCGGCACCACCTCGAGCTATCGCGACGCCTGGTTCATCGGCTTCACCGGCCAGTATGTGACCGGGGTCTGGATGGGCTATGACGACAACAAGCCGCTGAAGGGCGTGACCGGCGGCGGCCTGCCGGCCGAGATCTGGCAGGCGGTGATGACCGAGATCCACGAGGGCCTGCCGGTCGAGCCGCTGGGCAATTTCGTCTTCGACCCGAACAGCGCCGTGCCGCAGGTGGTCAGCTCGGACGAGGCCGGCGCCGGCGATCCGCTGGCCGCGGCGCTGTCCGAGGCGCTTGGCCAACCCGCGCAGCAGGGTCAGACGCAGCCGCAGGATCCGGCCGGGCAGCCGATGGACCAGGGCGGCGGGCGCGTGCTGCCCGATCCGGGCGTCGAGCAGCCCGGCGGGCCGCCCACCTTCCCGGCCGAGACCGTGACCAGCGACCCCGAGGCCGAGATGCCGGCCGACGACCCGCTGACCCAGGCCCTGCGCGGCATCGACGGCGTCTATCAGCAATAGCAAAAGGCCGGTCCCGCGGGGCCGGCCTTTCTGCTTGGCGGATCCTGTTTCCGGCAGCGCGGGCTTCGCCGCTGCGGGGGTATTTGGACAACCGAGAAGCGGATTTCCGCGAGAGCGGCGGGTTCAGCCCGCCTGCTGCAGGTCCGCGGTCAGGCCCGCCAGGTCGCCGCCGCGCCGCGCCAGCATCGCCCCGATTTCGGCCCGTTCCGAGGCGAGCATGTTCACCCCCTCGATGATGATGTTGAAATAGCGGCTTTTCCCGGATTTGTCCGAGACATGCCACTCGACCTCCATCGGGCTGCGGCCCTTCAGATAGGCGACCGAGGTCACCGCATAGAAGGATTTGACCGGCTTGGCGCCCGTCACCTCGATCCTGGAGCCGATGAATTCGCGGAAGCGCTTGCCGTATTTGCGGCCGATATAGCCCTGGAATGCCTGCCGGTAGGCCGCGAACTCGGCGGCGCCGGCCTGCCGCGCCGCCGGCCCCAGGGCCGAGCGCGCGATGATGTCGACATCCGCATAGCGCGCGAAGATCGCCTCGAAGGCCTTGTACATCTGCGCCGGCGGCTGGCCGGAATTGATCACGGTATAGACCTCGTCCAGCGAGGTCTGGATCAGCGCCCGCGCCTCGTTCGTGTCCAGCGCCCATGCCGGGGCGGCGGCCACCGCCAGGCCACCGGAGAGCAGGCTCCCGGTCACCAGGCCCAGGAATCCGCGGCGGGTCTCATTCGGCATAAGGGTCAATGTGCTCTCCTTCCTCGCCCAGTTCGTGGCGGCGATGCTGAAGCCAGATCAGCCGCGTCTGGGCATAACTATCGGCGCTTTCGTGCAGGATGCTATCGACGGAATCGCCGAAACGCCCCCGCTCACCGGCTTTTGAGACGACGCGCGCGCCCATGCCGATCAGATACTGGTCGCGGTTCAGCCAGCCCCGCATCGGGTCGATGGCGATATCGACCACGCGCCCGGCCGCATCGCGCGCCGTCGAGGGGCCGATCAGCGGCAGTTCCAGATAGGCGCCCTCGCCTACGCCCCAGGCGGCCAGCGTCTGGCCGAAATCCGTATCCTCCTCGGGCAGGGCGAAATCCTTGCCCGCGGGATCAAGGAAGCCCGCGAAGCCCAACGTGGTGTTCACCACGAAGCGAAAGGTCGTGCGCACCGCCGGCGCCGGCTTGCCCTGCAGCAGGTGGTTCACGGCCTTGCCGGGCAGCGCCAGGTTTGCGCCGAAATTCCCCACCGCTTCGGTGAGTTGTCCGCCGCCGCCGCCCGAAGCGCCGCGGCTGACCGGCTTGACCAGATGCGTGTCCACCCCCTTGTTGAAGGCATGCACCCTGCGGTTCATCGGCTCCAGCGGGTCGTTGATCTGCCCCGGCTCGCGGGGGGTGGCGCAGGCGGTGAGAGCCAGCGTCGCGACAAGAGGAATCCAGCGGTTCAATATTTTGCTAACTTTCCGTTGCTAACCGTGATTTTTCAGGCCGAATCCCCCGCATCGGGAATACAATCTGTTCTGCTGCGTAGAGTTGGGATAAGCGCTGCGACAACGCCGGGCAAGCCCGGCCAGACGATGAGGAAAGGAACCGGCATGGCTTCGCCGCCGATGCGACATGACGGCCGAAAAGAGCTTGCCTCCGCGCGCGGCAGGGCATGGCAGCTCTATGCCTTCGTCGGGCTGTTTTCATTCGCGGTGAACACGCTGATGCTGACCGGGCCGCTGTTCATGATGCAGGTCTATGACCGCGTGCTGGCCAGCCGCTCGGTCGAGACGCTGACGGCGCTGTTCCTGCTGGTGGTGTTCCTGTTCGCGATGATGGGCGTGCTGGACCTGGCGCGCAACCGCATCATGGCCCGCGTCGCCGCCCGCTTCCAGGAACGGATGGAGGGGCGGGTCTTCACCTCCGGGCTGCAGGACGGCCAGGCGGCGGGTTCGGACCTGGTGGTGCGCGGCGGCATGCGCGACCTCGAGGCGGTGCAGCGGCTGATCGGCTCGCCGGTGCTGATGGCGATTTTCGACCTGCCCTGGGCGCCCTTCTTCCTGGCCGCGGTCTTCATCTTCCACCCGCTGCTTGGCGCGGTCGCCACGGCGGGCCTGCTGGTGCTGGTGATCGCCACGGTGCTGAACCAGTGGCTCAGCCGCGATTCGCTGCAGCAGGCCGCCATCGCCGGCCAGTCGGCCGAACGCATGTCCGACCTCTACCGCGACGAGGGTGAGCTGATCGGCTCGCTCGGCATGCGGGCCGCGGCCTTCCACCGCTGGCAAGAGGCCCGCGACCGCGCGACCGAGGCGACGATGCGCGGCAATGACCGCGCCACCAGCTTCACGGTGTTTTCCCGCACCTTCCGGCTGTTCCTGCAAAGCGCGCTGCTGGCCGCCGGCGCCTGGCTGGTGCTGCGGCAGGAGGTGACGCCCGGCGCCATGATCGCCTCGTCGATCCTGATGGGCCGGGCGCTGGCGCCGATCGAACAGGTGGTCGGCGGCTGGGCCATCGTCCAGCGCGCGCAGGACGGTTGGAAACGCCTGTCGGACCTTCTGGCGCGCCGGCCGCCGCCGACCGCCCGCACCCCCCTGCCCCGCCCCGACGCCCAGCTCGAGGTGCGCAACCTGACCGTGGTGCCGCCCGGCCAGGGCGTGGCGACGCTGCGCGGCGTCAGCTTCGATCTGAACCCCGGCCAGGCCCTGGGGGTGATCGGCCCCTCGGGCGCCGGCAAGACCACGCTGGCGCGGGCGCTGATCAGCGCCTGGCCCATCGCCGGCGGCTCGATCCGGCTGGCCGGGGCGACGCTGGACCAATACGACCCGGACGTGCTGGGCGGGCTGATCGGCTACCTGCCGCAGCAGGTCACCCTGTTCGATGGCACCATCGCCGAGAACATCGCCCGGCTCTCGCCCGAACCCGATCCGCAGCGCGTCGTCGCCGCGGCCACCGCGGCGGCCGCGCATCGCATGATCCTGGACCTGCCGCAGGGCTACGACACGCCCGTCACCCAGACCGGCGGCCGGCTGTCGGGCGGGCAGATCCAACGCATCGGCCTGGCCCGGGCGCTCTATGCCGATCCGGCGATCTTCGTGCTGGACGAGCCGAACTCGAAT belongs to Paracoccus sp. TOH and includes:
- a CDS encoding transglycosylase domain-containing protein; the protein is MKKPTGGGRIVADKRNFDQAPQKRQKQPQEPRRKPPRRPRRGNVVTRGIAGFVTLVWRVIWGSFWRLGLTVALILAAATFYFYTTLPEASALFDGRARGSVTMQDNEGRVFAWRGETFGMVSADKIAPVLKSAVVATEDKRFYGHFGVSPRGIASAIKINLAAGRGPLEGNGGSTITQQVAKLLCLGDTFDPIRWKSEAEFEAECRKSSIWRKVKEVPYAIAMEAKYSKEDILNIYMNRSYLGAGARGFEAAAQRYFDKSAAEVNASEAAMLAGLLKAPSYFAPTSNLQRAQDRASVILGLMHEQGFLDDAQYADAQAQPAVLSKAAAARAGGYFADWVMESGPGFLTSETTEDVTIQTTFDQRVQRAAERALKRVFDEKVAKGSTAQAAVVVMSPDGAVRAMIGGRDNTVSGTFNRATQAKRQTGSSFKPFVFAAALDQGYGPNDMVLDAPLTINVRGSGPWSPQNYTRRYSGEVTLTRALTQSLNTATIRLQEIAGRDAVRRVARDFGVSDEMAKGPSLGLGVSDSTLLNMTAAYAGIRNGGTAVSPYGLVELRIKGDDQALIGQAGGMGQRVISQKAAGELIGMMQQVVERGTGGRARLKGRPAAGKTGTTSSYRDAWFIGFTGQYVTGVWMGYDDNKPLKGVTGGGLPAEIWQAVMTEIHEGLPVEPLGNFVFDPNSAVPQVVSSDEAGAGDPLAAALSEALGQPAQQGQTQPQDPAGQPMDQGGGRVLPDPGVEQPGGPPTFPAETVTSDPEAEMPADDPLTQALRGIDGVYQQ
- a CDS encoding ammonium transporter encodes the protein MIPALVLPLIGLAVPALAQDAEAPATMAETVAATVAPIVDKGDTTWMMVSAILVMMMSIPGLALFYGGLVRAKNMLSVLMQVFTVFCIMSILWVCFGYSLAFTGAGSAEAATWLTPFIGGLSKAFLAGVDTSSLAETFTQNVFVPEYVFVIFQMAFACIAPALIVGATVERMKFPAILLFVVIWFFFSYLPMAHMVWWWGGPSAYDAPGGFLFGHGDLDFAGGTVIHINAGIAGLVAALVVGPRLGYGKELMAPHNLPFTFLGGCLLWIGWFGFNAGSNMEATGTAALAILNTTVATSAAALAWAFGEWLFRGHPSLLGGISGAIAGLVGITPAAGFVGPMGAIVIGLAAGFLCMWFVISLKGKLGIDESLDVFGIHGVGGIVGAILTGVFAAPSLGGSGIYDYAAGAVAADYSIAGQVTTQALGVGVAVVWSAAVSFVALMIVKAVTGLRSSAADERQGLDVTTHGENAYNS
- a CDS encoding type I secretion system permease/ATPase, whose protein sequence is MASPPMRHDGRKELASARGRAWQLYAFVGLFSFAVNTLMLTGPLFMMQVYDRVLASRSVETLTALFLLVVFLFAMMGVLDLARNRIMARVAARFQERMEGRVFTSGLQDGQAAGSDLVVRGGMRDLEAVQRLIGSPVLMAIFDLPWAPFFLAAVFIFHPLLGAVATAGLLVLVIATVLNQWLSRDSLQQAAIAGQSAERMSDLYRDEGELIGSLGMRAAAFHRWQEARDRATEATMRGNDRATSFTVFSRTFRLFLQSALLAAGAWLVLRQEVTPGAMIASSILMGRALAPIEQVVGGWAIVQRAQDGWKRLSDLLARRPPPTARTPLPRPDAQLEVRNLTVVPPGQGVATLRGVSFDLNPGQALGVIGPSGAGKTTLARALISAWPIAGGSIRLAGATLDQYDPDVLGGLIGYLPQQVTLFDGTIAENIARLSPEPDPQRVVAAATAAAAHRMILDLPQGYDTPVTQTGGRLSGGQIQRIGLARALYADPAIFVLDEPNSNLDNEGSTALNIAIRNIKARGGAIIIMAHRPAAITECEMLLVLDQGMRRAFGPRDEVLKSLVKNADQIVRAQGHGGGVT
- a CDS encoding ABC transporter substrate-binding protein, producing the protein MPNETRRGFLGLVTGSLLSGGLAVAAAPAWALDTNEARALIQTSLDEVYTVINSGQPPAQMYKAFEAIFARYADVDIIARSALGPAARQAGAAEFAAYRQAFQGYIGRKYGKRFREFIGSRIEVTGAKPVKSFYAVTSVAYLKGRSPMEVEWHVSDKSGKSRYFNIIIEGVNMLASERAEIGAMLARRGGDLAGLTADLQQAG
- a CDS encoding VacJ family lipoprotein, which codes for MNRWIPLVATLALTACATPREPGQINDPLEPMNRRVHAFNKGVDTHLVKPVSRGASGGGGGQLTEAVGNFGANLALPGKAVNHLLQGKPAPAVRTTFRFVVNTTLGFAGFLDPAGKDFALPEEDTDFGQTLAAWGVGEGAYLELPLIGPSTARDAAGRVVDIAIDPMRGWLNRDQYLIGMGARVVSKAGERGRFGDSVDSILHESADSYAQTRLIWLQHRRHELGEEGEHIDPYAE